In a genomic window of Occallatibacter riparius:
- a CDS encoding VWA domain-containing protein → MRRLRWFLFLGLLVFTALSSEAAPKRLTVTQLQQSLAADIAAHKRDSDIAKRLANTALSERIPQATFAQLIAQFPSNSQTVLALRVLANQSEFLDAPASEIAADPAPDDAAQLRILDNTRHYVANTLRGLPNLLATRTIDLYDDRPQPPPEGGWPTRSGLHLIGATSAEVSANRERDDQPATQSSAVWQAKFGLVSGGEFGSTLGMILTEAAPADVKWNHWEKGAKGTLAVFRYSVPASGSHFEIISSFQRETSVEGTRSARDGRGVSGIELRPNINSSNIEYVRTKPAYHGSLWIDPADGSVYRITMEADMSKGAPFKRAAMLVEYGPVNISGTAFICPLRSLAVSESQANAEAMIGNGVTEWLNETRFSNYHRFGSSARIVNDTAGAAAPESATPQPAEPAPPPQPQTPVAETSKPAPPAPSTPAVTPEAPPLEATAEPAPPQPAPAPTKAPDLPLTVSSNAASESVPTFRIAVNSLLVPAVVLDKAGRSVGGLGKQDFVVLDNGKPRAITGFTLLKRTRNTESRTNEKETTPDKTSPDKPAPEAPPSAQNRKRFLIFLFDDRHMTADDLPRVQKAANGLLNQPLAEDDYAAVVSLMGANSGITNDHAVLQAAVAKLSLHQALQHDRFDCPDVDYYSADQIMNHHNAMEFQMAVEKARQCLGIQTQGSSEDPYTGISNPNDPYQRAAMAAATRALAVGEEDARESLASVENVINAMTKLSGERVLILVSSGFLSPSPETMSLRSEIMDLAARNDVVVNALDARGLYAGNLDASQGGSTSTMALVTNQQGQNHLASMQASENAMSELAVGTGGRYFHNNNDLQGGLEMLANVPENSYLLEISLADVKPNGAYHRLEVKLAKPGLEVHARKGYVAPKPAATK, encoded by the coding sequence GTGCGCAGGTTGCGATGGTTTCTGTTCCTCGGGCTTCTCGTCTTCACGGCGCTGTCCTCTGAGGCTGCTCCAAAACGGCTGACCGTCACGCAGCTCCAGCAGTCGCTGGCAGCGGACATCGCAGCGCACAAACGCGACTCCGACATTGCCAAACGGCTGGCAAACACTGCTCTCTCTGAGCGCATCCCTCAGGCCACCTTCGCGCAGCTCATCGCGCAGTTTCCATCGAACTCGCAGACTGTGCTCGCTCTGCGTGTCCTCGCCAATCAATCCGAATTCCTGGATGCACCTGCGAGCGAAATCGCCGCAGACCCTGCGCCAGACGATGCCGCACAACTGCGCATCCTCGACAACACGCGGCACTATGTCGCGAACACGCTCCGTGGACTTCCAAACCTTCTCGCCACCCGCACCATAGATCTCTACGACGACAGGCCTCAACCGCCGCCGGAGGGCGGTTGGCCAACGCGCTCCGGCCTGCACCTCATAGGCGCTACCAGCGCGGAGGTCTCCGCAAACCGCGAGAGGGACGATCAGCCCGCGACGCAGAGTTCAGCCGTTTGGCAAGCGAAGTTCGGCCTTGTCTCCGGCGGAGAATTCGGAAGCACGCTCGGCATGATCCTCACGGAGGCTGCCCCGGCGGACGTGAAATGGAACCACTGGGAGAAAGGCGCAAAAGGCACACTTGCGGTGTTCCGCTACTCGGTTCCAGCCTCCGGATCGCATTTTGAGATCATCAGCTCATTTCAGCGTGAGACAAGCGTGGAAGGAACCCGCTCTGCTCGCGATGGGCGCGGCGTTTCGGGGATCGAGCTCCGGCCAAACATCAATTCCAGCAACATCGAATACGTCCGCACCAAGCCGGCATACCATGGCTCCCTCTGGATTGACCCCGCCGACGGTTCCGTCTACCGCATCACCATGGAAGCCGACATGAGCAAGGGTGCCCCGTTCAAACGTGCGGCGATGCTTGTTGAATACGGTCCGGTCAACATTTCAGGCACCGCGTTCATCTGCCCATTGCGCAGCCTGGCAGTCTCTGAATCTCAAGCCAACGCAGAAGCGATGATTGGAAATGGCGTCACGGAGTGGCTCAACGAGACCCGCTTCAGCAACTATCACCGCTTCGGCTCCAGCGCGCGGATCGTCAATGACACCGCAGGCGCAGCCGCGCCGGAATCCGCAACACCGCAGCCAGCAGAGCCAGCGCCACCCCCGCAGCCGCAAACACCAGTGGCCGAGACGAGCAAGCCCGCGCCGCCCGCACCGTCTACCCCCGCAGTTACGCCCGAAGCTCCACCACTCGAAGCCACAGCAGAACCTGCTCCGCCGCAGCCTGCTCCAGCGCCCACGAAAGCTCCCGATCTTCCGCTGACGGTCTCCTCCAATGCGGCGAGTGAAAGCGTCCCTACCTTCCGAATCGCCGTGAATTCCCTGCTTGTTCCGGCTGTAGTCCTCGACAAGGCCGGACGATCTGTCGGAGGCCTTGGCAAACAAGACTTTGTTGTGCTCGATAACGGAAAGCCGCGCGCCATCACCGGATTCACCTTGCTCAAGCGCACGCGGAATACCGAGAGCCGCACCAACGAGAAAGAGACAACCCCAGACAAGACCTCACCGGACAAGCCCGCGCCCGAAGCCCCGCCATCCGCCCAGAACCGAAAGCGGTTTCTGATCTTCCTCTTCGACGATCGCCACATGACAGCCGACGATTTGCCGCGCGTGCAGAAGGCCGCGAACGGCCTTCTGAACCAGCCTCTCGCGGAGGACGATTACGCGGCAGTCGTGTCGCTCATGGGTGCCAACTCTGGAATCACCAACGATCATGCTGTCTTGCAGGCCGCCGTCGCAAAGCTCAGCTTGCATCAGGCGCTTCAGCACGACCGGTTCGACTGTCCCGATGTCGACTACTACTCCGCGGATCAGATCATGAACCACCACAATGCCATGGAGTTTCAGATGGCCGTAGAGAAGGCGAGGCAGTGTTTAGGCATTCAGACGCAGGGTTCGAGCGAGGATCCATACACAGGAATCAGCAATCCCAATGATCCCTATCAGCGCGCAGCCATGGCCGCAGCGACGCGTGCCCTCGCTGTGGGGGAAGAAGATGCGCGAGAGTCGCTTGCCTCCGTGGAGAACGTCATCAACGCGATGACGAAGCTCTCCGGTGAAAGAGTGCTGATCCTTGTATCGAGCGGATTTCTTTCGCCGTCTCCTGAAACCATGAGCCTGAGGTCCGAGATCATGGACCTCGCGGCAAGGAACGACGTGGTCGTAAATGCTCTCGATGCACGTGGTCTCTACGCTGGAAATCTCGATGCCAGCCAGGGCGGCAGTACATCCACCATGGCGCTGGTTACCAACCAGCAAGGCCAGAATCACCTCGCTTCCATGCAGGCGAGCGAGAATGCCATGTCGGAACTCGCGGTGGGAACCGGCGGCCGCTACTTCCATAACAACAACGATCTCCAGGGCGGATTGGAGATGCTGGCCAACGTTCCAGAGAACTCCTACCTGCTCGAAATCTCCCTTGCAGACGTGAAGCCGAACGGAGCCTATCACCGTCTGGAAGTGAAACTCGCCAAACCCGGCCTCGAAGTCCATGCCCGCAAAGGCTACGTCGCACCAAAGCCCGCCGCCACGAAGTGA
- the lysA gene encoding diaminopimelate decarboxylase, translated as MPRNQSSSAVASARPFQHSDSKSPLHCGAVSLEALANKYGTPLYVYSADQILDRLGMFHEALEGRDHLVCYAVKANSSLAILKLLAEHGAGFDIVSGGELDRVLAAAPEAAGRVVFSGVGKTADEIDHALNVGILEFNVESEAELDLLSARAAKLKRKTRFALRVNPDVFAETHPYISTGLREHKFGIDIKRAAELYKRVKGNKWLEAHGISVHIGSQIRSADPFGAALGRVHKLVRQLRREGIELRSIDAGGGLGIDYHGGNSDPAARVRDYAVAINAALDGFEGRLLLEPGRFLVAQAGALVTRVLNVKQNGRKTFVITDAAMNDLIRPALYQAHHEIVPVMPRAGRARAVDIVGPVCESGDFFARDRKLAPVETGDLLALLDAGAYGMSQASNYNTRLRPAEVLVEGKRARLIKRRETIADLLATEIP; from the coding sequence TTGCCCCGTAATCAATCCAGTTCCGCAGTTGCCTCGGCGAGGCCATTCCAGCATTCCGATTCGAAGTCTCCGCTCCATTGCGGGGCAGTGTCGCTCGAAGCACTCGCGAATAAATATGGCACTCCACTGTATGTGTACTCCGCCGACCAGATACTGGACCGGCTGGGGATGTTTCATGAGGCGCTGGAGGGCCGCGACCATCTGGTGTGCTATGCGGTGAAGGCAAACTCATCGCTTGCGATTCTCAAGCTGCTTGCGGAACATGGCGCAGGGTTCGATATTGTGTCGGGTGGGGAACTGGACCGCGTGCTTGCTGCCGCACCTGAGGCGGCGGGGCGGGTGGTGTTTTCGGGAGTGGGGAAGACTGCAGACGAGATTGATCACGCACTGAACGTGGGGATTCTGGAATTCAACGTGGAGAGCGAGGCGGAGCTGGACCTGCTTTCTGCGCGAGCCGCGAAGCTGAAGCGCAAGACGCGTTTCGCGCTGCGGGTGAATCCAGATGTGTTCGCGGAAACGCATCCGTATATCTCGACGGGGTTGCGCGAACACAAATTCGGTATCGACATCAAGCGCGCTGCCGAGTTGTACAAGCGAGTGAAGGGGAATAAGTGGCTTGAGGCGCATGGCATCAGCGTGCACATCGGGTCGCAGATTCGCTCGGCTGATCCGTTTGGCGCGGCGCTGGGACGCGTGCACAAGCTGGTGCGGCAGCTCAGGCGCGAGGGGATCGAGCTTCGATCGATTGATGCGGGCGGAGGATTGGGGATCGATTACCACGGCGGCAACTCCGATCCTGCGGCGCGTGTGCGCGATTATGCGGTGGCGATCAACGCGGCCCTGGATGGGTTCGAAGGCAGGCTGCTGCTGGAGCCGGGGCGGTTCCTGGTGGCGCAGGCGGGAGCGCTGGTGACACGGGTGCTCAACGTGAAGCAGAACGGGCGCAAGACGTTTGTGATTACCGATGCGGCGATGAACGACCTGATCCGGCCGGCGCTGTACCAGGCGCATCACGAGATTGTGCCGGTGATGCCGCGTGCGGGGCGTGCGCGAGCGGTGGATATTGTGGGGCCGGTATGCGAGTCGGGCGACTTCTTTGCTCGAGATCGGAAGCTTGCGCCGGTCGAGACGGGCGATCTGCTGGCGCTGCTGGATGCGGGAGCGTATGGGATGTCGCAGGCATCGAATTACAATACGCGGCTGCGCCCGGCAGAGGTGCTGGTGGAAGGGAAGCGGGCGCGGCTGATCAAGCGCAGAGAGACTATCGCGGATCTGCTGGCGACGGAGATCCCCTAG
- a CDS encoding VOC family protein — protein sequence MADATYEVQADDAAGVASVQQVDMKFEIVVIPVSDIDRAKEFYAKLGWRLDADYDNGSDFRVIQFTPPGSGCSVIFGKNVTAAAPGSAQGLYLIVTDIEAARKNLLRRGIAVGEVFHGGENVYAGPDEPYLFGRIRVNGADPERRSYRSFASFSDPDGNGWIFQEITARLPGRIDSTATSFASATDLAGAFRRAEAAHGEHEKRLGQRDENWADWYAAYMVAEQSGATLPQ from the coding sequence ATGGCAGATGCGACATACGAAGTCCAGGCTGATGACGCTGCCGGCGTAGCGAGCGTTCAGCAAGTCGATATGAAGTTCGAAATCGTTGTGATTCCGGTCTCCGACATCGATCGCGCCAAAGAGTTCTACGCGAAGCTCGGTTGGCGATTGGATGCCGACTACGACAATGGCAGCGACTTTCGCGTAATCCAGTTCACGCCGCCCGGGTCCGGGTGCTCCGTCATCTTCGGCAAAAATGTCACGGCAGCGGCTCCCGGCTCCGCGCAGGGTCTTTACCTGATCGTCACCGACATTGAGGCTGCGCGCAAAAATCTTCTGCGGCGCGGCATCGCCGTCGGAGAAGTGTTCCATGGCGGCGAGAACGTCTATGCAGGACCGGACGAGCCGTACCTCTTCGGACGCATTCGGGTAAACGGTGCTGACCCTGAGCGTCGCAGCTACCGCTCCTTCGCCTCCTTCAGCGATCCCGACGGAAACGGCTGGATCTTCCAGGAAATCACAGCACGGCTCCCCGGCCGTATCGATTCCACAGCCACGAGCTTCGCTTCGGCCACCGATTTAGCCGGCGCATTCCGGCGCGCGGAGGCCGCTCACGGCGAGCATGAGAAACGCCTGGGCCAGCGAGATGAAAACTGGGCGGACTGGTACGCCGCTTACATGGTTGCGGAACAATCCGGCGCGACGCTGCCGCAATAG
- a CDS encoding ABC transporter permease encodes MSKPSQLATQVQEELKFHIECYAEDLMNKGVPRSEALRRAKAELGSIPASSEQCRTAWGTRFIDNLRADLRFAARMLSKSPSFTAIAIGSLALGIGANTAIFSMAKAVLLDQLNVPQPGQLRLLAWRVKGHSIVHSSWGEFHSTPDGSGSTSFTYPVFEQMRRQNHDLGDLFAFKNLGRLNVSVDGEAEVLQGDLVSGNFYQQMQVQPQQGRAISPSDDTAGATPVAVISDAYWQHRFNRSQSALGKTILVNLVPVTIVGVNPPLFTGAKGALSSPQLFLPFSVQPAVYPYQTADSLLSSGKVWWMQIMARVSPGTDEQKARAALDVAFKSAIRATAIIKPNESIPNIEVNDGSRGLNQAQGQMAKPLWSLMALSGLVLLLACANMANLLLSRSEARQREIGVRLALGAGRWRIVRQVMTESLLLAVLGGLAGLALGAFGKKAIVAMLSGPSEPLIISNGFDWGVFAFCAALSIITGLLFGAAPAWQLTRTQANTTLKDRAQTVTRRQRGLAGKFIVVFQVALSTLLVISAGFFLRTLINLNRINPGFDPHNLVLFDVRPPLKLYTGEKQIQLFRQLTDSIAAQPGVESVALTSVPPLANSYDTNDFTPEGAKLDSDSQGVNESTVGERYFETLRIPIVAGRAFALTDTETSPKVAIVNQALAKKYFPNQNPIGKTFSTTDNKQNKLVFHIVGLCADAHYASLREDPPPVFYLNYRQAPEVDWGMTYAVRTTSARAAITPALRRAIQSIDRNLPLVDVRTQQEQIDQLLSNERIFADLTVSFGVLALVLASIGIYGILAYSVSRRTNEIGIRMALGARAEQVMRMVLGEASWMTLIGIVAGLGAALASGRIIASQLYGLKAHDPATLAGAAAVLVLVALAASWLPARRAATIDPIKALRHE; translated from the coding sequence GTGTCGAAACCCAGCCAACTTGCCACCCAGGTTCAGGAAGAGCTCAAGTTCCATATCGAGTGCTACGCCGAAGACCTGATGAACAAAGGCGTTCCGCGCAGCGAAGCACTCCGTCGCGCGAAGGCCGAGTTGGGCAGCATCCCTGCTAGCAGTGAACAATGCCGCACCGCGTGGGGTACGCGTTTCATCGACAACCTCCGCGCCGATCTACGCTTCGCCGCCCGCATGCTCTCCAAGAGCCCCAGCTTCACCGCCATCGCCATCGGCTCCCTCGCGCTCGGCATCGGCGCCAACACCGCAATCTTCTCCATGGCTAAGGCGGTTCTACTCGATCAGCTCAACGTTCCGCAGCCCGGCCAATTGCGGCTGCTCGCCTGGCGCGTCAAGGGCCACAGCATTGTGCACAGTTCCTGGGGTGAGTTTCACTCAACTCCCGACGGCAGTGGCAGCACCTCGTTCACTTATCCCGTCTTCGAGCAGATGCGCCGCCAGAATCACGATCTCGGCGATCTCTTCGCATTCAAGAATCTAGGCCGCCTCAACGTCTCGGTCGATGGCGAGGCCGAAGTCCTCCAGGGCGATCTCGTCTCAGGCAATTTCTACCAGCAGATGCAGGTGCAGCCGCAGCAAGGCCGCGCCATCAGCCCTTCCGACGATACCGCCGGTGCAACACCAGTCGCCGTCATCAGCGACGCCTACTGGCAGCATCGCTTCAACCGTTCGCAATCCGCGCTCGGCAAAACGATCCTCGTCAATCTCGTTCCCGTTACCATCGTCGGAGTGAATCCGCCCTTGTTCACAGGAGCGAAAGGTGCCCTAAGTTCCCCGCAGCTATTCTTGCCCTTCAGCGTGCAGCCCGCCGTCTACCCATATCAGACGGCCGATTCCCTGCTCTCCAGCGGCAAGGTCTGGTGGATGCAGATCATGGCGCGCGTCTCTCCGGGCACGGATGAACAGAAAGCCCGCGCGGCACTCGACGTCGCCTTCAAGAGCGCGATCCGCGCCACCGCTATCATCAAGCCCAACGAGTCCATCCCCAACATCGAAGTCAACGATGGCAGCCGCGGCCTCAATCAGGCTCAAGGACAAATGGCCAAGCCGCTCTGGTCCCTGATGGCTCTCTCCGGACTCGTCCTGCTCCTCGCCTGCGCCAACATGGCCAACCTGCTGCTCTCGCGCTCTGAGGCTCGTCAGCGCGAGATCGGTGTGCGCCTCGCACTTGGCGCCGGCCGCTGGCGCATCGTCCGCCAAGTCATGACAGAAAGCCTCCTGCTCGCGGTGCTCGGCGGACTTGCTGGACTGGCATTAGGTGCCTTCGGCAAGAAGGCTATCGTCGCCATGCTCTCCGGCCCATCAGAACCGCTCATCATCAGCAACGGGTTCGACTGGGGCGTCTTCGCATTCTGCGCCGCCCTCTCCATCATCACAGGACTTCTCTTCGGCGCAGCCCCTGCCTGGCAGCTCACGCGCACCCAGGCCAACACGACACTGAAAGACCGCGCCCAGACCGTCACTCGCCGCCAACGCGGCCTCGCCGGCAAATTCATCGTCGTCTTCCAGGTCGCTCTTTCCACGCTGCTCGTCATCTCCGCCGGATTCTTCCTGCGCACGCTTATCAATCTCAACCGCATCAACCCCGGCTTCGATCCCCACAACCTCGTCCTGTTCGATGTCCGCCCTCCGCTTAAGCTCTACACCGGAGAGAAGCAGATCCAGCTCTTCCGCCAGCTTACGGACAGCATCGCCGCTCAGCCGGGCGTCGAGTCCGTCGCGCTCACCAGCGTGCCCCCTCTCGCCAACAGCTACGACACCAATGACTTCACTCCCGAAGGCGCCAAGCTCGATTCCGATTCGCAGGGCGTCAACGAGTCCACCGTCGGCGAGCGCTACTTCGAGACACTTCGCATTCCCATCGTTGCGGGCCGAGCCTTCGCGCTCACCGACACCGAAACCTCGCCCAAGGTAGCCATCGTCAACCAGGCGCTCGCCAAAAAGTACTTCCCAAACCAGAACCCCATCGGCAAGACCTTTTCGACCACGGACAACAAGCAGAATAAGCTCGTCTTCCATATAGTCGGACTGTGCGCCGATGCCCACTACGCCAGCCTTCGCGAAGATCCTCCGCCGGTCTTCTATCTCAACTATCGCCAGGCACCCGAAGTCGATTGGGGCATGACCTACGCCGTGCGCACAACCTCTGCGCGCGCCGCCATCACGCCCGCGCTGCGCCGCGCCATCCAGTCCATAGATCGAAACCTTCCCCTCGTCGACGTCCGCACCCAGCAGGAGCAGATCGACCAGTTGCTCTCCAATGAGCGCATCTTCGCCGACCTCACCGTCTCCTTCGGCGTGCTCGCGCTCGTGCTCGCATCCATCGGCATCTACGGCATCCTCGCCTACTCGGTCTCACGCCGCACCAACGAGATCGGCATCCGCATGGCCCTCGGCGCTCGTGCCGAGCAGGTCATGCGCATGGTTCTCGGCGAAGCAAGCTGGATGACCCTCATCGGCATCGTCGCCGGCCTTGGCGCTGCGCTCGCATCCGGCCGCATCATCGCCAGTCAGCTCTACGGACTCAAGGCGCACGATCCCGCCACCCTCGCCGGTGCGGCCGCGGTGCTCGTCCTCGTCGCACTCGCGGCAAGCTGGCTTCCCGCCCGCCGCGCAGCCACCATCGACCCAATAAAAGCTCTCCGCCACGAATAA
- a CDS encoding PadR family transcriptional regulator → MAQKQDQGMELLQGTLDMLVLKAVSLGPLHGYGVLLRIQQISGNRLEVPQGSLYPALYRLEHEGWIAGDWGQSENNRRARFYRLTTAGRRRLDAETRKWHEMADVIGAILSTAAEEI, encoded by the coding sequence ATGGCGCAAAAGCAGGATCAGGGCATGGAATTGCTCCAGGGCACGCTCGATATGCTCGTGCTCAAGGCCGTATCTCTTGGCCCGTTGCATGGCTACGGCGTGCTGCTGCGCATCCAGCAGATCTCCGGCAACCGCCTCGAGGTCCCGCAGGGGTCCCTCTACCCCGCCCTCTACCGCCTCGAGCACGAAGGCTGGATCGCCGGCGACTGGGGCCAGAGCGAGAACAACCGCCGCGCCCGCTTCTACCGCCTCACCACCGCCGGCCGCCGCCGCCTCGATGCCGAAACGCGCAAGTGGCACGAAATGGCCGACGTGATCGGCGCCATCCTCAGCACTGCGGCGGAGGAGATATGA
- a CDS encoding DUF4097 family beta strand repeat-containing protein, with the protein MVHVRPAALTFAAVALLFAASVARAESDWQKSYAVNGKPSLSFSTGDAAVEVTSCGGCKEIRIRVQWNDRNPSDYNLNEVQTGDHVNFELREKGRMHIVMGVHHEPRVFVQTPSSIDLEGRTSDGGLKVAGLNGTVQLQTSDGSVDLSDVSGAVRLKASDGSIQMRNISGTLESRSSDGRVQIDGQFTGVQVHTSDGSLDLTMAEGTKLGIASRIESSDGRVMIHVPRTLAADLEVHTSDGRIQCDLPLVMDGFNSKSDSGHNLRGRVNGGGVPLSIRTSDGNVTIASK; encoded by the coding sequence ATGGTACACGTGCGTCCAGCTGCTCTTACCTTCGCTGCCGTGGCTCTGCTCTTCGCCGCATCCGTTGCAAGGGCGGAGTCGGACTGGCAGAAGTCCTATGCTGTCAATGGGAAACCTTCGCTGAGCTTCAGTACCGGCGATGCCGCCGTGGAGGTCACGTCGTGCGGCGGGTGCAAGGAGATCCGCATCCGTGTGCAGTGGAACGACCGCAACCCGTCGGACTACAACCTGAATGAGGTGCAGACGGGCGATCACGTGAATTTTGAGCTGCGCGAGAAAGGGCGCATGCACATCGTGATGGGGGTTCACCACGAGCCCCGCGTGTTTGTTCAAACCCCGTCGAGCATCGATCTGGAGGGCCGCACATCGGACGGGGGCCTGAAGGTCGCAGGGCTCAACGGGACGGTGCAACTGCAGACAAGCGACGGCTCGGTTGATCTGTCGGACGTGAGCGGCGCGGTGCGGTTGAAGGCGAGCGATGGCTCGATCCAAATGCGCAATATCTCGGGGACGCTGGAATCGCGTTCTTCGGACGGTCGGGTTCAGATCGACGGCCAGTTCACCGGCGTGCAGGTCCACACCTCGGACGGGAGCCTGGATCTCACGATGGCTGAAGGTACGAAGCTCGGTATAGCCTCGCGCATTGAAAGCTCTGACGGTCGCGTGATGATTCACGTTCCGCGGACGCTTGCTGCCGATCTTGAGGTTCATACCAGCGATGGGCGCATTCAGTGCGATCTGCCGCTGGTCATGGACGGATTCAATTCGAAGAGCGACTCCGGGCACAACCTGCGCGGCCGAGTTAATGGCGGTGGGGTGCCGCTGAGCATCCGCACGAGCGATGGCAATGTGACAATTGCATCGAAGTAG
- a CDS encoding enoyl-CoA hydratase/isomerase family protein, whose amino-acid sequence MPEIAQFNIDRTHPSHWTITFSNPPVNMFIPATIDELRTLMSEIETDPHVRVIVFQSENPDFFIAHLDVGKAAERRETLDLWRDFVLRLSSSPVVSIAKVRGRTRGIGNEFILACDMRFASRQNAIFGNPEVGVGLVPGGGALEWLPRIVGRSRALEIVLSGDDFDADIVERYGWVNRTLDDDDLDSFVDNMVGRLASFDREALGAAKAQINRFAMPTAAELQSSNDLFFPTLAWPTAQARRAKLRGVGYGVRSDFELNFGSYLPTFGPAEDATDTPAAAALAVEQST is encoded by the coding sequence ATGCCTGAAATTGCGCAGTTCAACATCGACCGCACACACCCGAGTCACTGGACCATCACCTTCAGCAATCCGCCCGTCAACATGTTCATCCCAGCAACCATCGACGAATTGCGGACGCTCATGAGCGAGATCGAGACGGACCCGCACGTTAGAGTCATAGTCTTCCAGTCGGAGAATCCCGACTTCTTCATCGCTCACCTCGACGTGGGCAAGGCAGCTGAAAGACGGGAGACGCTGGATCTTTGGCGCGATTTTGTACTACGCCTCTCATCCTCGCCGGTCGTGAGCATTGCCAAGGTTCGCGGCCGCACCCGCGGCATCGGCAACGAATTTATCCTGGCCTGCGACATGCGCTTTGCCAGCCGGCAAAACGCTATCTTCGGCAATCCCGAAGTCGGTGTCGGATTAGTCCCGGGCGGAGGAGCGCTGGAATGGCTGCCGCGCATCGTCGGCCGCTCGCGCGCACTCGAGATCGTGCTGAGCGGCGATGATTTCGATGCCGATATCGTCGAGCGCTATGGCTGGGTCAACCGCACGCTCGATGATGACGACCTCGACTCTTTTGTCGACAACATGGTCGGCCGCCTCGCTTCGTTCGACCGCGAAGCCCTCGGAGCAGCAAAGGCTCAGATCAATCGATTCGCAATGCCGACAGCCGCCGAGCTTCAGTCGAGTAACGACCTGTTCTTCCCAACCTTGGCGTGGCCCACTGCGCAGGCGCGCCGCGCCAAGCTCCGTGGCGTCGGTTACGGTGTTCGAAGCGATTTCGAACTGAACTTCGGCAGCTATCTTCCGACCTTCGGGCCCGCCGAGGATGCCACGGATACGCCGGCCGCCGCGGCCCTCGCCGTGGAGCAATCGACTTAG